A section of the Amblyomma americanum isolate KBUSLIRL-KWMA chromosome 2, ASM5285725v1, whole genome shotgun sequence genome encodes:
- the LOC144120560 gene encoding uncharacterized protein LOC144120560, giving the protein MRVYVLLLLVAVVLVALLQSSSAKRAQHGGEGGTEGGKKHHHKERRHDAKHHEGKGRKGKHGKKQHESGRTSERGEQGHHQEQQQEEQTTHKGQEAEAKPSKNKQHKSKQGNKDAMADSKGYKQQKQKDKLNKDQAATQEKQSKYAKKADKVNQSKEPKVPKEAQHEKEPAQQQPQQQPEPAQYHKQDEQPQQQAAKDLCPESRPQQAASATKCQTDTQHAPVTQAAAPAAASGVGPSPVCPQSKTSLGHGCVQSCACPDTAVCFAATGNTRGVCKLPEPDDLTRGSYLP; this is encoded by the exons aTGCGCGTCTACGTCCTCCTCCTGCTGGTGGCCGTGGTGCTGGTGGCGCTGCTGCAGTCGAGTAGTGCCAAGCGGGCGCAACACGGCGGCGAAGGGGGCACCGAAGGCGGCAAGAAGCACCACCACAAGGAGCGCCGCCACGACGCCAAGCACCACGAGGGCAAAGG ACGCAAGGGCAAGCATGGCAAAAAGCAGCACGAGAGCGGCAGGACGTCCGAACGAGGCGAGCAAGGACACCAccaggaacagcagcaggaaGAGCAGACGACACATAAGGGACAGGAGGCAGAGGCCAAACCCTCCAAGAACAAGCAGCACAAG AGCAAGCAAGGCAACAAGGATGCCATGGCTGATAGTAAGGGCTAcaaacagcagaagcaaaaggACAAGCTAAACAAGGACCAAGCAGCGACGCAGGAG AAGCAGTCAAAGTACGCCAAGAAGGCTGACAAGGTGAACCAAAGCAAAGAGCCCAAGGTGCCAAAGGAGGCGCAGCACGAGAAGGAAccggcgcagcagcagccgcagcagcaaccaGAGCCTGCACAGTACCACAAGCAGGACGAGCAGCCTCAGCAACAGGCGGCCAAGGACCTGTGTCCGGAGAGCAGGCCCCAGCAGGCGGCCTCTGCGACTAAGTGCCAAACAG ACACCCAGCATGCCCCGGTGACACAGGCTGCTGCCCCCGCTGCCGCATCTGGGGTTGGCCCGAGCCCAGTGTGCCCGCAGTCGAAGACATCACTCGGCCACGGCTGCGTCCAGTCTTGCGCCTGCCCTGACACGGCCGTCTGCTTCGCCGCAACGGGCAACACCAGGGGTGTTTGCAAGCTTCCAGAGCCAGACGACCTGACTCGCGGTTCTTATCTTCCGTAA